ACTTTTACTCATTAAGAATAACATCTTGTGTTTTCACTTGATCAAGCGATTTCTTATTTTCTGTTAAGGTTTGGCCCATAATCATGTGCTCTTCTTGTCATGCTAGGCATATATTTTTGAAGATTACTGGGACGATATTGGAACAATCAAGTCATTCTATGATGCAAATTTGGCACTGACAGAACAGGTTAATCTTGTCTAAGAGAAAATTATGTTCAATCACTTGCTCTGGCTTGTTTATGGTTAGGAGGGTAACGGGGCCACTAAATTTGCTTCATCAAGAAAGAAAGACATAACACATTCAACATTCTATATAAACTGGTGTAGCTAGATCACAAGGTGTTATTCtgatttcattaattttttgCCCCTCCAGCCTCCAAAGTTTCAGTTTTACGATCCGAGGACACCCATCTTCACGTCGCCTCGATTTCTACCACcaactaaaatagaaaaatgcaGAGTATGTGTTATCATTTGCTAGTTTCTTGTTAGCATTTGTGATATTTGGGCAtcttatttttaaagtgaatgtgCAGATTCTTGATTCGATTATTTCACATGGATGCTTCTTACATGAGTGTAGCATTGAACATTCCATAGTGGGAGTGCGCTCACGTATAGACTATGGTGCAGAGCTAAAGGTTAGAACCGTGCATCCAACCATTATTTTCtgtaaaattttctagcttgTGAAACTTTGTTTTCTATACCAGCAACGAGCTTTGGTTGCCCTGGAAGCTCTATGCTAAGTATCCACAGAGAAAAGACAAGACTAACTTGACCAAATTCTTTGGTTGTTGACTGGAAAAAATGGTCATGTATAATAATTGGATTCAGAAAGGGACACATTAAAATGAGCACACTCCATTTGAAACCTTTTAATTCCTTATTATGTTTCTATCAAGACAATATCACTTATTAATTTTCTATCAAGAAAATTAGCAATTTTCTTAAGGAACTCAAGATCACAGTCTATTACAATTGCTTGATGTGTCTTATCTACGCTTTGTGAGGTCATGCTTTCCGTCAGCTTTGGGCCTGAATCAACATCTCATATTGTCAATTTTTTCTACTTAAATTTTTATCTCATTTCTTCGCCGCTCTATGATTCTCTTAATGCACTTATTGTTAAAAATTGATTCATCTGTGCACTGGCATCAAGCTTGTCCAATCACTCAAAACGGTTCATTTCACACCGAGTTATTATTGTCTGTTGATTTTATATTAATAAAGCTCAACTGCTATATTGTATCTGTACAGTTGGGTTGGCCTCTCGAGTTATTACTCTCATTAATTCTAGTACCCTGGTCATGAAATATAAATTTCTGATAGCATCTAGTTTACTCCATGTTTGCTTACCGGCATTACATTCTCTTTGGATCTTAGGATGCATTGATGCTGGGTGCTGATCTCTACGAAACTGAAGCTGAGCTTGCATCTATTCTGGCAGAGGGTAAGGTTCCTATCGGAGTTGGACAAAACACAAAAATCAGGTGAGTTCCAAGTTCTCATGGAAAATGTTTGCAAAATGCAGATGATACACAAAGTTCTGAAACATGTCTCTTCTTTCCAGGAATTGCATCATCGACATGAATGCTAGGATAGGAAAGAATGTGGTTATCGCTAACAAAGATGTATGTACAACAGTTGGTAGTAAATCTATTTGTTGAACAGAGTAAAGTTTATATCGTCTAAATATCGGAGCATGATCATTGTGTAACAGGGTGTCCAAGAAGCTGATAGGCCAAGTGAAGGATTCTACATCAGATTTGGAATCACAATAATTATGAAGAATGCAACCATCAAAGATGGAACTGTCATATAAAAGAAATGCCAGTTCTCGACGTTTTTCATCAGATCGGAAGTATGGAGAATCTATGAATTGTAAAGAGaaatttcttaaacttttttcTTATAGTGTTGATGGTTGTCTTCCTAAATAATCAGCTGCCCTAATGCAGACTAATCCATGTGTATAACTTATCAATCTAAAGTCATAGAGAACCTGATGGAAATCATCAACTGGTTCATATCAGAACTGCTCGTCGCATAAATGAATTCAGCAGAGGGTAACTTTGTCGTTCTTATTCCATTATGTTGATCTTATATATTGCACTTTTTTTGCGATAACATTGTGACGATGAGCAAGTTTATTCCTCATTATTAAATTTTGACGAGGATATCAAATTGCTGTCATTTTTAGAAGCCAAATAGTGCATCTGTATACAGATTGTAATGTCTTATACTGCAGCATCTCATCATGCAAGCAGTAAAATTACTCGTGCATTGAGATGGATAGAAATGAAAAGAAACACAGAGCTTCTTCTTCTCCGTCCATATATTTATTGCACACATATATAGAGAGCATAAGATGCTGTGTCTCCTGGATGAAACGAGATCTTCATCTCAAGGAGTTCTGCAAGCTTCATCATGCATTCTTGCTCAGTTTCTTCCGCCATTCCCCCTGCTTTGCTCCTCTCTCACGGCCTTTGCCTTGTTGAGCCTGGCGATGTTTCGCAGTCTGGCGTACAATTTCCCGAGGTAACGAAGCTGGCGAGACTGCTGAGTTATGATTTGGGCCGTGGAGGTTCCCTCGCTCATGACGATCTGGTAGCCATCCCCGTAGGAGTCCATGCCTTGGCTCAGCAGCTGCCAGAACAAGCCACCGGCGGCCGAGCCACCGGTTCTGGCGGACCAATAGATCTTGGAGTAGACGGTCTTGAACAGGGTATCCCTCTGGTAGATGCTGAACCCTGGGTCCTTCCATGACTTCCCGAACTCCGTGATCAGCAGCGGCTTCCGGATCACGTTCCGAGCATCTCGGATGTGGACGCCGAGCCAGTTGCTCAAGAAAGCAAGCTGGGATTGCTCGTCTGCGTTGGACAACCTGCTCATGAAGCAGAGCGTTTAGTGTTCTCTTGCTGCCGCTGCTAAATGACAATTTGCAGTGAACTCGTGACGTTACCATTGATCGGGATAGGAATGGATCGTGGCGAAATCGATGTTTGGAATCTCGTTGTTGGCAATGAAATCGGTTCCGATTTCCAAGCCCGGATTGAATCGCTTGTGGGGTGATGAGGAGCCATAGAATCCCTCTAAACCGGCTTCCAGCAGGTGGTTGCCGTCTATGGACTTCACGTACGCAGCCATCTCTGTGATCCATCCCTACGTGAGAAccaaaacaagagagagagagcagcttaATGCAAGTGGTTTGCTCGTCGTTCTTCATTCTTG
The DNA window shown above is from Musa acuminata AAA Group cultivar baxijiao chromosome BXJ2-4, Cavendish_Baxijiao_AAA, whole genome shotgun sequence and carries:
- the LOC135609459 gene encoding mannan endo-1,4-beta-mannosidase 1-like, translating into MKGVSLLAGLFLLLLAPRYHVEAGGGFIKTRGLNFVLDGNPFFANGFNAYWLMTLASDPSQRSKVSSAFGDASSHGLYVARTWAFSDGGSNALQYSPGSYNEQTFRGLDFVISEARRYRIRLILSLANNYDTFGGKKQYVQWARNQGQYIASDDGFFTDSVVKGYYKNHIKTMLTRVNTITGVAYKDDPTIFAWELMNEPRCQSDLSGSTIQGWITEMAAYVKSIDGNHLLEAGLEGFYGSSSPHKRFNPGLEIGTDFIANNEIPNIDFATIHSYPDQWLSNADEQSQLAFLSNWLGVHIRDARNVIRKPLLITEFGKSWKDPGFSIYQRDTLFKTVYSKIYWSARTGGSAAGGLFWQLLSQGMDSYGDGYQIVMSEGTSTAQIITQQSRQLRYLGKLYARLRNIARLNKAKAVREEQSRGNGGRN